One part of the Arabidopsis thaliana chromosome 1 sequence genome encodes these proteins:
- a CDS encoding FAD/NAD(P)-binding oxidoreductase family protein (FAD/NAD(P)-binding oxidoreductase family protein; FUNCTIONS IN: oxidoreductase activity; INVOLVED IN: biological_process unknown; LOCATED IN: cellular_component unknown; EXPRESSED IN: male gametophyte; EXPRESSED DURING: M germinated pollen stage; CONTAINS InterPro DOMAIN/s: FAD dependent oxidoreductase (InterPro:IPR006076), Adrenodoxin reductase (InterPro:IPR000759); BEST Arabidopsis thaliana protein match is: FAD/NAD(P)-binding oxidoreductase family protein (TAIR:AT1G56000.1); Has 30201 Blast hits to 17322 proteins in 780 species: Archae - 12; Bacteria - 1396; Metazoa - 17338; Fungi - 3422; Plants - 5037; Viruses - 0; Other Eukaryotes - 2996 (source: NCBI BLink).), protein MYSITLTRMTVLKKLLRKFDSPVTKKTSCAIDKYDFLRCFAKDTQRESKVLQHIVIDVEVPVNEEPSRCELSGDGNSDLVDVISHGRIGIDSSTSSSLTENDEVSTGEATNPASDPHEVEPENAFRCKLHKAKAQKECKPMAATTISPAIRKQMSSVAVAMKVAVIGSGISGAVCASTLARNGVSVTIFDSGRGPGGRMSQRREIGEDGKELMFDHGAPFFCVSNSDAMALVHEWESRGFVSEWKQVFGSFDCASNKFLGIQQEGDAKKYVGVPGMNSISKALCNESGVKSMFGTGIAKMEWLEEEIPWLLTDSKGENLGRFDGVVASDKNIVSPRFTQVTGLPPPLDLSLVPELATKLQNIPVLPCFSLMLAFKEPLSSIPVKGLSFKNSEILSWAHCESTKPGRSTDSERWILHSTPDYANSVIAKTGLQKLSSETLNKISEEMFKEFQCSGLVSSLPFFMKAHRW, encoded by the exons ATGTATTCGATTACTCTGACGAGGATGACCGTGTTGAAGAAACTCCTTCGCAAATTCGATTCCCCAGTTACTAAGAAAACCTCCTGCGCCATCGATAAGTATGATTTCCTTCGATGCT TTGCGAAGGATACCCAAAGGGAGAGTAAAGTATTGCAACACATAGTTATTGATGTTGAAG TCCCAGTAAATGAAGAACCGTCAAGATGTGAACTCAGCGGAGATGGAAAT AGTGACCTGGTTGATGTTATCTCCCATGGAAGGATTGGTATCGATTCATCAACGTCATCATCTTTGACGGAAAATGATGAAG TTTCAACTGGAGAAGCCACAAATCCTGCTTCTGATCCACATGAAGTT GAACCCGAGAATGCATTCAGGTGTAAACTACACAAAGCAAAAGCCCAGAAAG AGTGCAAACCGATGGCAGCCACAACAATTTCGCCGGCGATTAGGAAACAAATGAGCAGCGTTGCCGTCGCAATGAAGGTCGCCGTAATCGGCAGCGGAA TTTCTGGAGCCGTGTGTGCATCGACTCTGGCAAGGAATGGCGTCTCCGTCACTATCTTCGACTCGGGTCGTGGACCTGGTGGACGCATGTCTCAAAGAAG AGAGATTGGAGAAGATGGGAAGGAGTTGATGTTCGACCATGGAGCTCCATTTTTCTGTGTGAGCAACTCTGATGCCATGGCTCTTGTTCATGAGTGGGAATCCAGaggttttgtttctgaatGGAAACAAGTTTTTGGGAGTTTTGATTGTGCCTCCAACAAGTTTCTTGGCATCCAACAG GAAGGGGATGCAAAGAAGTATGTGGGTGTTCCGGGCATGAACTCTATATCTAAGGCCTTGTGTAATGAGTCTG GTGTTAAGAGTATGTTTGGAACTGGTATTGCCAAGATGGAATGGTTGGAAGAAGAGATACCATGGTTGTTGACAGAttcaaaaggagaaaatttGGGTCGTTTCGATGGAGTGGTTGCATCAGATAAAAACATTGTTTCTCCAAGGTTTACTCAAGTAACTGGACTCCCACCGCCTCTGG ACTTAAGTCTAGTCCCGGAGTTGGCGACTAAGCTGCAAAACATTCCTGTTCTACCATGCTTCTCTCTTATGCTAGCTTTCAAGGAGCCGTTGTCCTCG ATACCAGTAAAGGGCTTATCTTTCAAGAATTCAGAGATTTTGAGCTGGGCTCACTGTGAAAGCACCAAGCCGGGACGGTCTACTGATAG tgaaagGTGGATACTGCATTCTACTCCAGACTATGCCAACAGTGTTATTGCTAAGACCGGCCTCCAAAAGCTATCGAGtgaaacactaaacaaaatatctgaAGAGATGTTCAAAGAGTTTCAGTGCTCAGGCCTTGTTAGTTCTCTCCCCTTTTTCATGAAAGCCCACAGATGGTAA
- a CDS encoding FAD/NAD(P)-binding oxidoreductase family protein: MAATTISPAIRKQMSSVAVAMKVAVIGSGISGAVCASTLARNGVSVTIFDSGRGPGGRMSQRREIGEDGKELMFDHGAPFFCVSNSDAMALVHEWESRGFVSEWKQVFGSFDCASNKFLGIQQEGDAKKYVGVPGMNSISKALCNESGVKSMFGTGIAKMEWLEEEIPWLLTDSKGENLGRFDGVVASDKNIVSPRFTQVTGLPPPLDLSLVPELATKLQNIPVLPCFSLMLAFKEPLSSIPVKGLSFKNSEILSWAHCESTKPGRSTDSERWILHSTPDYANSVIAKTGLQKLSSETLNKISEEMFKEFQCSGLVSSLPFFMKAHRW, from the exons ATGGCAGCCACAACAATTTCGCCGGCGATTAGGAAACAAATGAGCAGCGTTGCCGTCGCAATGAAGGTCGCCGTAATCGGCAGCGGAA TTTCTGGAGCCGTGTGTGCATCGACTCTGGCAAGGAATGGCGTCTCCGTCACTATCTTCGACTCGGGTCGTGGACCTGGTGGACGCATGTCTCAAAGAAG AGAGATTGGAGAAGATGGGAAGGAGTTGATGTTCGACCATGGAGCTCCATTTTTCTGTGTGAGCAACTCTGATGCCATGGCTCTTGTTCATGAGTGGGAATCCAGaggttttgtttctgaatGGAAACAAGTTTTTGGGAGTTTTGATTGTGCCTCCAACAAGTTTCTTGGCATCCAACAG GAAGGGGATGCAAAGAAGTATGTGGGTGTTCCGGGCATGAACTCTATATCTAAGGCCTTGTGTAATGAGTCTG GTGTTAAGAGTATGTTTGGAACTGGTATTGCCAAGATGGAATGGTTGGAAGAAGAGATACCATGGTTGTTGACAGAttcaaaaggagaaaatttGGGTCGTTTCGATGGAGTGGTTGCATCAGATAAAAACATTGTTTCTCCAAGGTTTACTCAAGTAACTGGACTCCCACCGCCTCTGG ACTTAAGTCTAGTCCCGGAGTTGGCGACTAAGCTGCAAAACATTCCTGTTCTACCATGCTTCTCTCTTATGCTAGCTTTCAAGGAGCCGTTGTCCTCG ATACCAGTAAAGGGCTTATCTTTCAAGAATTCAGAGATTTTGAGCTGGGCTCACTGTGAAAGCACCAAGCCGGGACGGTCTACTGATAG tgaaagGTGGATACTGCATTCTACTCCAGACTATGCCAACAGTGTTATTGCTAAGACCGGCCTCCAAAAGCTATCGAGtgaaacactaaacaaaatatctgaAGAGATGTTCAAAGAGTTTCAGTGCTCAGGCCTTGTTAGTTCTCTCCCCTTTTTCATGAAAGCCCACAGATGGTAA
- a CDS encoding FAD/NAD(P)-binding oxidoreductase family protein yields the protein MMMSRLSREIGEDGKELMFDHGAPFFCVSNSDAMALVHEWESRGFVSEWKQVFGSFDCASNKFLGIQQEGDAKKYVGVPGMNSISKALCNESGVKSMFGTGIAKMEWLEEEIPWLLTDSKGENLGRFDGVVASDKNIVSPRFTQVTGLPPPLDLSLVPELATKLQNIPVLPCFSLMLAFKEPLSSIPVKGLSFKNSEILSWAHCESTKPGRSTDSERWILHSTPDYANSVIAKTGLQKLSSETLNKISEEMFKEFQCSGLVSSLPFFMKAHRW from the exons ATGATGATGTCTCGTTTAAGCAGAGAGATTGGAGAAGATGGGAAGGAGTTGATGTTCGACCATGGAGCTCCATTTTTCTGTGTGAGCAACTCTGATGCCATGGCTCTTGTTCATGAGTGGGAATCCAGaggttttgtttctgaatGGAAACAAGTTTTTGGGAGTTTTGATTGTGCCTCCAACAAGTTTCTTGGCATCCAACAG GAAGGGGATGCAAAGAAGTATGTGGGTGTTCCGGGCATGAACTCTATATCTAAGGCCTTGTGTAATGAGTCTG GTGTTAAGAGTATGTTTGGAACTGGTATTGCCAAGATGGAATGGTTGGAAGAAGAGATACCATGGTTGTTGACAGAttcaaaaggagaaaatttGGGTCGTTTCGATGGAGTGGTTGCATCAGATAAAAACATTGTTTCTCCAAGGTTTACTCAAGTAACTGGACTCCCACCGCCTCTGG ACTTAAGTCTAGTCCCGGAGTTGGCGACTAAGCTGCAAAACATTCCTGTTCTACCATGCTTCTCTCTTATGCTAGCTTTCAAGGAGCCGTTGTCCTCG ATACCAGTAAAGGGCTTATCTTTCAAGAATTCAGAGATTTTGAGCTGGGCTCACTGTGAAAGCACCAAGCCGGGACGGTCTACTGATAG tgaaagGTGGATACTGCATTCTACTCCAGACTATGCCAACAGTGTTATTGCTAAGACCGGCCTCCAAAAGCTATCGAGtgaaacactaaacaaaatatctgaAGAGATGTTCAAAGAGTTTCAGTGCTCAGGCCTTGTTAGTTCTCTCCCCTTTTTCATGAAAGCCCACAGATGGTAA
- a CDS encoding glycine-rich protein (glycine-rich protein; BEST Arabidopsis thaliana protein match is: glycine-rich protein (TAIR:AT4G33610.1); Has 244 Blast hits to 187 proteins in 50 species: Archae - 0; Bacteria - 206; Metazoa - 7; Fungi - 0; Plants - 14; Viruses - 0; Other Eukaryotes - 17 (source: NCBI BLink).) — translation MIVQGLEVVVEGGGEKNGMDGRLVGREGMDGRLVGREGMDGRLVGREGIVVGNEGKVGIAVGMVGRFGCGKADGIGNGDIAVGIVGKDGCGNVDGNGGCCWRRRREAEQVLIIIEEETLTKKAMRKSLYDAILDVLINL, via the exons ATGATAGTTCAAGGACTCGAAGTAGTTGTAGAAGGCGGGGGAGAGAAGAACGGAATGGATGGGAGACTAGTCGGAAGAGAGGGAATGGATGGGAGATTAGTTGGAAGAGAAGGAATGGATGGGAGATTAGTCGGAAGAGAAGGAATTGTAGTTGGAAATGAAGGCAAAGTTGGCATTGCCGTGGGAATGGTGGGAAGATTTGGTTGTGGCAAAGCTGATGGCATTGGAAATGGAGACATTGCAGTGGGCATTGTTGGTAAAGATGGTTGTGGCAACGTCGATGGCAATGGAG GTTGTTGTTGGAGAAGGCGGCGTGAGGCTGAGCAAGTGTTGATCATCATTGAGGAAGAGACGCTCACTAAGAAAGCAATGAGAAAGAGCTTGTATGATGCCATCTTGGATGTGTTGATAAATCTCTAA
- a CDS encoding FAD/NAD(P)-binding oxidoreductase family protein (FAD/NAD(P)-binding oxidoreductase family protein; FUNCTIONS IN: oxidoreductase activity; CONTAINS InterPro DOMAIN/s: FAD dependent oxidoreductase (InterPro:IPR006076), Adrenodoxin reductase (InterPro:IPR000759); BEST Arabidopsis thaliana protein match is: FAD/NAD(P)-binding oxidoreductase family protein (TAIR:AT1G55980.1); Has 2116 Blast hits to 2116 proteins in 458 species: Archae - 21; Bacteria - 792; Metazoa - 16; Fungi - 22; Plants - 126; Viruses - 0; Other Eukaryotes - 1139 (source: NCBI BLink).), producing MAATTISPAIRKQMSSVAVAMKVAVIGSGISGAVCASTLARNGVSVTIFDSGRGPGGRMSQRREIGEDGKELMFDHGAPFFCVSNSDAMALVHEWESRGFVSEWKQVFGSFDCASNKFLGIQQEGDAKKYVGVPGMNSISKALCNESGVKSMFGTGIAKMEWLEEEIPWLLTDSKGENLGRFDGVVASDKNIVSPRFTQVTGLPPPLDLSLVPELATKLQNIPVLPCFSLMLAFKEPLSSIPVKGLSFKNSEILSWAHCESTKPGRSTDSERWILHSTPDYANSVIAKTGLQKLSSETLNKISEEMFKEFQCSGLVSSLPFFMKAHRWGSAFPAKSIAVEERCLWDRNRNLAICGDFCVSPNVEGAILSGLAAASKLLQTSSCL from the exons ATGGCAGCCACAACAATTTCGCCGGCGATTAGGAAACAAATGAGCAGCGTTGCCGTCGCAATGAAGGTCGCCGTAATCGGCAGCGGAA TTTCTGGAGCCGTGTGTGCATCGACTCTGGCAAGGAATGGCGTCTCCGTCACTATCTTCGACTCGGGTCGTGGACCTGGTGGACGCATGTCTCAAAGAAG AGAGATTGGAGAAGATGGGAAGGAGTTGATGTTCGACCATGGAGCTCCATTTTTCTGTGTGAGCAACTCTGATGCCATGGCTCTTGTTCATGAGTGGGAATCCAGaggttttgtttctgaatGGAAACAAGTTTTTGGGAGTTTTGATTGTGCCTCCAACAAGTTTCTTGGCATCCAACAG GAAGGGGATGCAAAGAAGTATGTGGGTGTTCCGGGCATGAACTCTATATCTAAGGCCTTGTGTAATGAGTCTG GTGTTAAGAGTATGTTTGGAACTGGTATTGCCAAGATGGAATGGTTGGAAGAAGAGATACCATGGTTGTTGACAGAttcaaaaggagaaaatttGGGTCGTTTCGATGGAGTGGTTGCATCAGATAAAAACATTGTTTCTCCAAGGTTTACTCAAGTAACTGGACTCCCACCGCCTCTGG ACTTAAGTCTAGTCCCGGAGTTGGCGACTAAGCTGCAAAACATTCCTGTTCTACCATGCTTCTCTCTTATGCTAGCTTTCAAGGAGCCGTTGTCCTCG ATACCAGTAAAGGGCTTATCTTTCAAGAATTCAGAGATTTTGAGCTGGGCTCACTGTGAAAGCACCAAGCCGGGACGGTCTACTGATAG tGAAAGGTGGATACTGCATTCTACTCCAGACTATGCCAACAGTGTTATTGCTAAGACCGGCCTCCAAAAGCTATCGAGtgaaacactaaacaaaatatctgaAGAGATGTTCAAAGAGTTTCAGTGCTCAGGCCTTGTTAGTTCTCTCCCCTTTTTCATGAAAGCCCACAGATG GGGAAGTGCGTTTCCAGCCAAAAGCATAGCCGTAGAGGAGAGGTGCCTTTGGGATAGAAACAGGAATCTAGCAATCTGTGGAGATTTCTGTGTCAGCCCAAATGTTGAAGGTGCAATTCTCAGTGGCTTAGCTGCAGCGTCAAAGCTTTTGCAGACTTCTAGCTGCTTATAG
- a CDS encoding FAD/NAD(P)-binding oxidoreductase family protein, whose product MMMSRLSREIGEDGKELMFDHGAPFFCVSNSDAMALVHEWESRGFVSEWKQVFGSFDCASNKFLGIQQEGDAKKYVGVPGMNSISKALCNESGVKSMFGTGIAKMEWLEEEIPWLLTDSKGENLGRFDGVVASDKNIVSPRFTQVTGLPPPLDLSLVPELATKLQNIPVLPCFSLMLAFKEPLSSIPVKGLSFKNSEILSWAHCESTKPGRSTDSERWILHSTPDYANSVIAKTGLQKLSSETLNKISEEMFKEFQCSGLVSSLPFFMKAHRWGSAFPAKSIAVEERCLWDRNRNLAICGDFCVSPNVEGAILSGLAAASKLLQTSSCL is encoded by the exons ATGATGATGTCTCGTTTAAGCAGAGAGATTGGAGAAGATGGGAAGGAGTTGATGTTCGACCATGGAGCTCCATTTTTCTGTGTGAGCAACTCTGATGCCATGGCTCTTGTTCATGAGTGGGAATCCAGaggttttgtttctgaatGGAAACAAGTTTTTGGGAGTTTTGATTGTGCCTCCAACAAGTTTCTTGGCATCCAACAG GAAGGGGATGCAAAGAAGTATGTGGGTGTTCCGGGCATGAACTCTATATCTAAGGCCTTGTGTAATGAGTCTG GTGTTAAGAGTATGTTTGGAACTGGTATTGCCAAGATGGAATGGTTGGAAGAAGAGATACCATGGTTGTTGACAGAttcaaaaggagaaaatttGGGTCGTTTCGATGGAGTGGTTGCATCAGATAAAAACATTGTTTCTCCAAGGTTTACTCAAGTAACTGGACTCCCACCGCCTCTGG ACTTAAGTCTAGTCCCGGAGTTGGCGACTAAGCTGCAAAACATTCCTGTTCTACCATGCTTCTCTCTTATGCTAGCTTTCAAGGAGCCGTTGTCCTCG ATACCAGTAAAGGGCTTATCTTTCAAGAATTCAGAGATTTTGAGCTGGGCTCACTGTGAAAGCACCAAGCCGGGACGGTCTACTGATAG tGAAAGGTGGATACTGCATTCTACTCCAGACTATGCCAACAGTGTTATTGCTAAGACCGGCCTCCAAAAGCTATCGAGtgaaacactaaacaaaatatctgaAGAGATGTTCAAAGAGTTTCAGTGCTCAGGCCTTGTTAGTTCTCTCCCCTTTTTCATGAAAGCCCACAGATG GGGAAGTGCGTTTCCAGCCAAAAGCATAGCCGTAGAGGAGAGGTGCCTTTGGGATAGAAACAGGAATCTAGCAATCTGTGGAGATTTCTGTGTCAGCCCAAATGTTGAAGGTGCAATTCTCAGTGGCTTAGCTGCAGCGTCAAAGCTTTTGCAGACTTCTAGCTGCTTATAG
- the NAC1 gene encoding NAC domain containing protein 1 (NAC domain containing protein 1 (NAC1); CONTAINS InterPro DOMAIN/s: No apical meristem (NAM) protein (InterPro:IPR003441); BEST Arabidopsis thaliana protein match is: NAC (No Apical Meristem) domain transcriptional regulator superfamily protein (TAIR:AT3G12977.1); Has 2928 Blast hits to 2921 proteins in 75 species: Archae - 0; Bacteria - 0; Metazoa - 0; Fungi - 0; Plants - 2928; Viruses - 0; Other Eukaryotes - 0 (source: NCBI BLink).), whose amino-acid sequence METEEEMKESSISMVEAKLPPGFRFHPKDDELVCDYLMRRSLHNNHRPPLVLIQVDLNKCEPWDIPKMACVGGKDWYFYSQRDRKYATGLRTNRATATGYWKATGKDRTILRKGKLVGMRKTLVFYQGRAPRGRKTDWVMHEFRLQGSHHPPNHSLSSPKEDWVLCRVFHKNTEGVICRDNMGSCFDETASASLPPLMDPYINFDQEPSSYLSDDHHYIINEHVPCFSNLSQNQTLNSNLTNSVSELKIPCKNPNPLFTGGSASATLTGLDSFCSSDQMVLRALLSQLTKIDGSLGPKESQSYGEGSSESLLTDIGIPSTVWNC is encoded by the exons ATGGAGACGGAAGAAGAGATGAAGGAAAGTAGTATAAGCATGGTGGAGGCAAAGTTGCCTCCGGGATTCAGATTTCACCCGAAGGACGATGAGCTTGTCTGCGATTACTTGATGAGACGATCGCTTCACAATAATCATCGACCACCTCTTGTCCTGATCCAAGTCGATCTCAACAAGTGTGAGCCTTGGGACATCCCAA AAATGGCATGCGTGGGAGGGAAGGATTGGTATTTCTACAGCCAAAGAGACCGAAAATACGCGACGGGGCTGAGAACTAACCGAGCAACGGCCACCGGATATTGGAAAGCCACCGGCAAAGACAGAACCATTCTAAGAAAGGGTAAGCTAGTTGGGATGAGGAAGACATTGGTTTTCTATCAAGGTCGAGCTCCTCGAGGCCGTAAAACCGATTGGGTCATGCACGAATTCCGTCTCCAAGGATCTCATCATCCTCCCAATCATTCTCTGAGCTCTCCAAAG GAAGACTGGGTCTTGTGTAGGGTATTCCATAAGAATACGGAAGGAGTTATATGTAGAGACAACATGGGAAGCTGTTTTGATGAGACAGCCTCTGCATCGCTTCCTCCACTGATGGATCCTTACATCAACTTTGACCAAGAACCCTCTTCTTATCTCAGTGATGATCATCACTACATCATCAATGAGCACGTACCCTGCTTCTCCAATTTGTCACAGAACCAAACCTTAAACTCGAACCTAACCAACTCAGTCTCTGAACTCAAGATTCCATGCAAGAACCCTAACCCCTTGTTTACTGGTGGTTCAGCCTCAGCCACGCTCACAGGCCTCGACTCATTCTGTTCTTCAGATCAGATGGTTCTCAGAGCTCTACTCAGTCAGCTCACTAAGATTGATGGAAGCCTCGGGCCTAAAGAATCACAGAGTTATGGAGAAGGTAGCTCGGAGAGCCTCCTGACCGACATCGGTATTCCAAGCACTGTTTGGAATTGCTGA
- the NAC1 gene encoding NAC domain containing protein 1 (NAC domain containing protein 1 (NAC1); CONTAINS InterPro DOMAIN/s: No apical meristem (NAM) protein (InterPro:IPR003441); BEST Arabidopsis thaliana protein match is: NAC (No Apical Meristem) domain transcriptional regulator superfamily protein (TAIR:AT3G12977.1); Has 2736 Blast hits to 2731 proteins in 75 species: Archae - 0; Bacteria - 0; Metazoa - 0; Fungi - 0; Plants - 2736; Viruses - 0; Other Eukaryotes - 0 (source: NCBI BLink).), with product MACVGGKDWYFYSQRDRKYATGLRTNRATATGYWKATGKDRTILRKGKLVGMRKTLVFYQGRAPRGRKTDWVMHEFRLQGSHHPPNHSLSSPKEDWVLCRVFHKNTEGVICRDNMGSCFDETASASLPPLMDPYINFDQEPSSYLSDDHHYIINEHVPCFSNLSQNQTLNSNLTNSVSELKIPCKNPNPLFTGGSASATLTGLDSFCSSDQMVLRALLSQLTKIDGSLGPKESQSYGEGSSESLLTDIGIPSTVWNC from the exons ATGGCATGCGTGGGAGGGAAGGATTGGTATTTCTACAGCCAAAGAGACCGAAAATACGCGACGGGGCTGAGAACTAACCGAGCAACGGCCACCGGATATTGGAAAGCCACCGGCAAAGACAGAACCATTCTAAGAAAGGGTAAGCTAGTTGGGATGAGGAAGACATTGGTTTTCTATCAAGGTCGAGCTCCTCGAGGCCGTAAAACCGATTGGGTCATGCACGAATTCCGTCTCCAAGGATCTCATCATCCTCCCAATCATTCTCTGAGCTCTCCAAAG GAAGACTGGGTCTTGTGTAGGGTATTCCATAAGAATACGGAAGGAGTTATATGTAGAGACAACATGGGAAGCTGTTTTGATGAGACAGCCTCTGCATCGCTTCCTCCACTGATGGATCCTTACATCAACTTTGACCAAGAACCCTCTTCTTATCTCAGTGATGATCATCACTACATCATCAATGAGCACGTACCCTGCTTCTCCAATTTGTCACAGAACCAAACCTTAAACTCGAACCTAACCAACTCAGTCTCTGAACTCAAGATTCCATGCAAGAACCCTAACCCCTTGTTTACTGGTGGTTCAGCCTCAGCCACGCTCACAGGCCTCGACTCATTCTGTTCTTCAGATCAGATGGTTCTCAGAGCTCTACTCAGTCAGCTCACTAAGATTGATGGAAGCCTCGGGCCTAAAGAATCACAGAGTTATGGAGAAGGTAGCTCGGAGAGCCTCCTGACCGACATCGGTATTCCAAGCACTGTTTGGAATTGCTGA
- a CDS encoding serine/arginine repetitive matrix-like protein (unknown protein; BEST Arabidopsis thaliana protein match is: unknown protein (TAIR:AT3G12970.1); Has 3011 Blast hits to 958 proteins in 192 species: Archae - 0; Bacteria - 193; Metazoa - 479; Fungi - 286; Plants - 158; Viruses - 8; Other Eukaryotes - 1887 (source: NCBI BLink).) has protein sequence MASACVKSAGVSPEKFSSYGWTSPRMSLTRDDNRRSSSVDKQQSDPLPEIQDPVVDFEFCLEDPVTMLSADELFSDGKLVPLKFSGPKTTTTTTSTTVNTTTTEPRGSPEVLKSCRRLEMEISDLFSPKAPRCTTRWRELLGLKRLVNAKEQEESIKASSSSSSTNPKTSSFKQFLHRGSKSSTAASSPLQKESDISESISVASSRLSLSSSSSSSHEIDDLPRLSLDLDKPSANPFAPSRTHSRNLNQPRIRLAKPRRNHPPSTPSVDGSSSSSACIESRGLTVTADSPRLNASGKIVFHGLERSSSSPGSFTGGPRMKQHHGMPRSYSANVRITPVLNVPVCSLKSGLFFGQLFSSSSSSSSSSPSPGNKSQLQSNGSKNRINRTRLEPKFEQLEK, from the coding sequence ATGGCTTCCGCTTGCGTTAAAAGTGCCGGTGTTTCGCCGGAGAAGTTCTCGTCGTACGGATGGACGAGCCCTCGGATGTCTTTAACCAGAGACGACAACAGACGCTCTTCCTCCGTTGACAAGCAACAATCTGACCCATTACCGGAAATCCAAGATCCAGTTGTGGATTTCGAGTTTTGCCTTGAGGATCCGGTCACAATGCTCTCTGCCGATGAGCTCTTCTCCGACGGAAAGCTCGTACCTTTGAAGTTCTCTGGCCCtaagacgacgacgacgacgacgtcAACGACAGTCAACACAACTACCACCGAACCAAGAGGATCACCAGAGGTTCTGAAATCATGCCGGAGACTTGAGATGGAGATCTCTGACCTCTTCTCTCCTAAAGCTCCTCGTTGTACGACTCGATGGAGAGAGCTTTTAGGTCTCAAGAGACTCGTCAACGCCAAGGAACAAGAAGAATCTAttaaagcttcttcttcttcttcatccacaAACCCCAAAACGTCATCGTTTAAGCAATTTCTTCACCGGGGATCTAAATCTTCTACCGCCGCATCGTCGCCGTTGCAAAAAGAATCAGATATCTCCGAATCAATCTCAGTCGCATCTTCACGTCTCTCACTCtcttcatcgtcttcctcTAGCCACGAGATCGATGATCTTCCAAGACTCTCGCTTGACCTCGATAAACCAAGTGCGAATCCCTTTGCTCCGTCGCGGACTCATTCACGAAACCTTAACCAACCAAGAATCAGATTAGCCAAACCAAGACGGAATCATCCACCGTCGACGCCTTCCGTTGAcggatcatcatcatcgtcggCGTGTATCGAATCTCGGGGTCTCACCGTGACGGCGGATAGTCCGAGACTCAACGCCTCCGGTAAAATCGTGTTTCATGGACTTGAAAGAAGCTCGAGTAGTCCCGGAAGCTTCACCGGTGGACCTAGAATGAAGCAGCACCATGGAATGCCTAGATCGTACTCTGCTAATGTCAGAATCACGCCGGTGCTTAATGTTCCGGTTTGTTCTCTGAAATCAGGGCTTTTCTTTGGCCAGCTTTTctcatcttcgtcttcatcgtcttcttcttctccgtctccGGGGAACAAATCTCAGTTACAGAGCAACGGAAGCAAGAACCGGATTAATCGAACCAGGCTTGAACCGAAATTCGAACAATTAGAGAAGTAA